tatatatcacacttatgtatgttatttggaggcttgATTGATATTAAGACCAAAATCTTGTGACTTGAATTTGGTAACTTGTTTTGCTGTTTTAGGGTGTGttaataactcaagtcttgtaatatATTGAATTTACACTTTGTCTTGTAAAAATGTACAAAGGAGAAGactagttttatttatttatttttattttatgtttactTGCTGGtttgaaatttatgtacaatatGAACATGCAGTGACGTTGAAcaaaaagtataattttgttAGGAAGTTGCTTTAATATGTTGATTATTCAAGAAGGGTTATATCATCTTATGTTAACattttgacattgtatttcattaaaaataaattatgaagtgtattttcaaaaattaaaatgttgCACTTTGAACCTAATCGCATGGACCTATTTTCACTACtaaattattctatttttttactGATATATTCTTAATGTTGTaagtagtaaattagatttgtttcGTAAGTAGCACCTCCCAAAGGGGTTTCTACAAGTTTTAGTATCAGAGGCTAGGTTTGTGATTCTAGGATTTTTGTTGTGATCGTACCTAATATTTGctgttattttctttcttgaaaaAGACTTTGAGAGTATAATGCGTACCCATTATAATGCTCCACCTTACCTACAGATGATAAACCCTTACCTAACCTAAATCATCCTCGTGTTAGTGAAAATGAAGGTGGTAGTAATACAAGAGCAATAGGTCATAGTATTCATATTATGACTACTCCATTTCAGCAGATGGCTGAGTTCTTTCGTCACTTGGCTGGGACAAGGTCAGAACCTAGTGAAATGAAttttgagaagatgagaaaaatgGGTGGAGTTGAATTTGAAGGCACTACTTATCCCACGATAGCTGAACAATGGCTCGAGCACATGGAGAGGGTATTTGAACAACTAGAGTGTACTAATGCTTCCAAATTTAAGTATGTTATCTCTCTTTTATAAAAAGATGCATATGATTGGTGGGTAAGTGTGCCTAATGCAAAAGCAAAACCTTCGGTGCTGACTTGGGATGACTTTGTGAAAGCATTTCGTGCGAAATATGGCCCCCatgtctattgtgatgctaagAAAAAAGAGTTTCTGAATTTAAGACAAGGGAGTATGTCTATTGCAGAGTATCAACAAAAATTTCTCTGGCTTTCTCGCTATGCTGGAGGTATTATTGATGGTGAAAGAGACAAGTGCAAAAGATTTGAAGAAGGTTTGAATGGTTACATTCGAAAATCTGTGGCAATCTTGCAACTTGAGGATTTTTCCAAGCTAATTTCAgctgctcttacttgggaaaAAATTGACAAGTAAGAAGCTAGTAGGAGAGAAAACAGGTTTAGGAAGGGTAATTCAGATTATAGCGgtcttgtcacaacccaaattatccctccgtaaggggccgtgatggcacctagtctttacgactaggtaagcctaatattgcaaaaaatataaagaaaacacaacattttaaaggtAAACatcatattataaatagccaagagtagcaccactcggcatatacaaaatagttTTCCCAAGACctggaatatcactaagtcacaagcttctataatctatgtagctctatacaaaagtctgaggataataaagaaagtatctaggcgagggagtagaaggggactccgaagatctgcggacgcaagcagaagtaccttgaagtctcataGAATCAACAAcacgtactaaccccgaggctgatagctcgcacctggatttgcacacgaaaacatgtgcagggaagggcatgagtacaccacaatggtaaccagtaagtgccaagcctaacctcggtcgagtagtgacgaggtcaggtcaaggccctactagagtaaatataataaattaaacagtaaaagatataagtagaatttacagtaacacagttaaagaaatttttgaaaatttaacagttaagggagccctcggctcaaaataaggtaaacacagtgggaaatctctcgggataccgtcccatagtttcaaatgaatatgcagtatatgggtatctcccggaatacgtccgtagtcccaaagtaaatatgcagtgttgggggatctcccggaatacgtccgtagttccaaagtaaatatgcagtacaaggggatctcccggaatacgtccgtagtcccaaagtaaatatgcagtactgggggatctcccgtaatacgtctgtagtcccaaagtaaatatgcaacgcaagatgaaatgacaggtatgacatcAAGTTATATAGTTTATACTGGACccagataaggcaaataaggacttagctaaacatgacgcacagaatgtcaattaggcagttaaaacacgtaagcatgcttttctagtctaaactacacaattaaacatattagtacaacttaataagagaagcaatttatggtttaaaaaggttaaacaagatttttgcaattatagcccgtgtacgtactcgtcatctcacaTACACGGCGCCcccacaccaaataatatcaagatatcctaagggggaagtccccaacacaaggttaggcaagccacttacctcgaatcgctcaaatcaactcgatatcacgttcttgccacgagtatctgactccaaatggaccgaatctattcaaaacagtacaataccatcaatacacgctaatggaatgaatcccacaagaaaccgcattcactcacgagtctaaccatatcagatttactaaaatccgacaccaaatggtcctccaatccacaattcaaacttccaaatccctaccctccaacttccaatttccaccttaaatacacattaactaggtgggaaaacaCATGGCAAGGCaatattattgatcaaaaataagcacaaggaacttacctcaagaaatgcctcgaaaattcTCTCAAATATTGCCCtaacccgagtttgcaaagccaaaaatgataaaaatcgcgaagcccttcggttttaatcactgcccaggtatttccgcacctgcggaacttgggctcgcacctgcgggtgcgcttgtgcgaaAAACGTGCGCATATGCACAACTCACttaccccctctgccttcgcacctgcgacaaaaagggccgcacctgcgcgcgCGCGCCTGCGAACATCCCTTTCGCTTATGCGCATCTTGCGCATTTGCGAACAACCTTGTGCATTTGCGGGCATAACAGATGCAGCACttcctcgcatctgcgaccccaggccaactctTGACTTTCTCGCATCTGCGCCTGCAAGCCACGCTTCTgcgaggccgcacctgcggactccccaccgcaggtgagaaaacaccagaaccaacaaaaatcagaaattcctctaagtccaagctttcacccgttaagcatccgaaatacacccgaggcccccgggacctcgaccaaacatacaaACCAATACTAAAACaccataccaacttagtcgagctctcaaatcccattaaacaacgcaaaaatcacgaatcaccctccaattcaaacataaagaacttgaaacttcaaaattctacaacagatgtcgaaacctatcaaatcacgtccgattgacctcaaattttgcgcacaagttataatcaacattacggacctactccaactttaaaaattggaaaatgacccgatatcaaaaattccactaccggcccaaaactccaaaaattcgcgatttcaagcctaaatgagctacgaatctccaaaacacaatccgaacacgctcctgaacccaaaatcacctaacggagctaccggaactgacaaaattccattccgaagtttttttcacatagttccgactacggtccaaatcctagggcttaagctctcatttagggactgtgtcccaaaacacttcaaaactcaaaatcaatcatcccggcaagtcacaatagcagaaaaagatttggggaaagcagttaataggggatcggggctattactctcaaaatgaccagccgggtcattacaggtCTGTCCTAGATGGGAAAGTTTGACTATTCCAAGACTGAAAGTGCACAAAAGTCATCATATCATAAGCAGAATAAGACAAATTTCTCTACTTCTAGTACTCCAAGTTATGGCCAAGGCAAAACTTATACACCTATTTGTGCATAGTGCGGAAAGAATCACTATGGTGCGTACATAAGAGCTTCTGGTGCTTGTTTTAATTGTGGAAGTCTGGATCATAAAATGAAGGATTGTCCTAATCCTAATCCTCTTTCTTATACACATACAAGAGGCTCAGTTCAAAAGCCTATCACTACTCATTCTCAAGCTAATAGCAGTGCAAGACCTAGAAATATGTAAGCGGCGGGTTCGAGGGGGAGCTAATCGGGCTAGTGGGTCGATATCTACTGTAGGAGTCTATGCTATGAGATAGAAGAATGACCACGATGTCCCGGGCGTGGTTGTATGTAAATTTCACTTATTTGGTATATCTGTTGTTACATTATTTGATCCTGGATCCTTTCAATCTTATGTTTTCTCATCACTTACATTTCCTGATACTGTTAAATCTGTGAGACTTTACTTTGATGTACTGGTCACGATTCCATTAGGTCATTAGGCTATTGTTAACAGGATTTACCGAGATTGTCCATTCATGATTCAAAATCTGCTCTTCCCTACAGACTTGCTTAAAATGCTCTTCCTAGACTATGATGTTATTGTTGGTATGGATATGCTTCATAGGCACCATGCAACGGTTGATTGTAGGTTGATGAAAGTGACTTTTAGAACTCCTGCATACTCACACATAGTAGTTCAAGGAGAAAGATCATTGACATATAATATTATTTCTGCGATCTTGGCAAGGAATATGATTTGTCACGGTTGTGATGCCTATCTTGCTCATATAGTCGATACACGATTGGGGAGTCCAAGTCTTAAGGACATACCAACAGTGTGtgactttcctgatgtatttcctgatgaTCTTCTTGGGTTGCCTCCAGAAAGGGAGATTGAATTTCCTATAGAGCTTGTCCCTGGAACTACTCATATTTCTATCGctccttatagaatggctccagctgaattaaaagagttgaaggctcAATTACAAAAACTTCTTAAGAATGGTTTTATCCGTCCCGGTATTTTGCCTTGGGGAGCTCCTaatttatttgtgaaaaataaagatgGCACTCTTAGGCTTTGCATTGATTACcgacagctgaacaaggtaacaatcaaaaacaaatacccactGCCTagaatcgatgacttgtttgaccaactgAAGGCCAACTTGTTCTCAAAATttgacttgaggtctggataTTATCAGTTGCGTGTGAGGGAGGAAGATATTCCTAATATTTCTTTTAGGACCAAGTATGGCCATTctgaatttttggtaatgccatttggtttgacaaatgcTCTTATTGCATTTATGGATCTAATGAACCGTGTATTCAAGCCTTACCTTGATCAATTTGTGAtggtctttattgatgatattttagtctATTCCAAGAATAGATAAGATCATGATTATCATCTCCAAATTGTCATGAAAATTCTAAAAGAGAGGCAACTCTATGCGAAgctttccaaatgtgaattttggctgagtGAAGTGGCGTTTTTGAGGCATATTGCATCAGCTGAAGGTGTGAAGGTTGATCCTAATAATATTCAAGCTATTGTTGATTATAAACCTCCTAAAACTCCAACTGAGAttagaagtttcttgggtttagcaggATACTATAGGAGGTTCGTGAAGGGCTTCTCTATTATAACTTCTCCTTTGACCAAACTTTTGGGGAAAGACGCCAAATTTGTGTGGGATGACAAGTGTCAAGATAGATTTGAAAATCTCAAATCCTTGTTGACACAAGCTCTAATACTTTCTTTGCCAGCTGAAGGGCAAGATTATGTGGTATAAGTGATACATCTCACCGTGGCTTgagttgtgttttgatgcaagaagGGAACGTAATTGTGTATGCCTCTTGAAAGTTGAAATCACATGAGTTGAATTATCCCACTCACGATCTTGAACTTACTGTCATTGTTCTtgccttgaaaatttggaggcattacttgtacgggAATAAGTCTTATATATTtactgatcacaagagtttgaAATACTTGGCTATACAAAAAGATTTAAACTTGAGACAACGTAGATCGCTTGAACTCATCAAAGATTATGATTGCACGATTGATTatcatcctggtaaagccaatgtggttgcagatgcgttGAGTCGCAATTTCCTTGCAAGTTTAACTCTAAgtcctttgccttttcttcttGAATTAAGAGACATGAATGCTTGTATTTCATTTAATTCTAATGGTTCTATCATTGCTAATTTTGAAGTCAAGCCAGTCTTACTTGAGCAAGTCCAAGAAGCGCAAAAGTTAGAGGAGAAGCTTGTGAAACGGGTTGAAGAAGTCCAAAATGGAAGAGAATCGGATTTTACATTGAAGAAAGATGAtaccttattttataaaaataggttgTGCGTTCCTAATGATGATGAATTGAGGAATAAGATCTTGATTAAAGCACATAGTCCACCTTATGCAATGCATCCTGGAGGTACTAAAATGTACCGGACCATCAATGAGCACTACTAGTGGAGTggtatgaagaaagacattgcaaAGTTCATTTCTAAATGCTTGGTATGGTAACAAATAAAAGCTGAACATCAAGTCCCAGTTGGTCTACTACAACCCTTGTCGATGCCTGAGTGGAAATTAGAAAGGATAACGATGGACTTTGTTTCTGGACTTCCACGCACTCAAAGGAATcatgatgcaatttgggtcattgtagatAGACTAACTAAGAGTGCTCATTTCTTGGCAATCAGAATGGACTATCACTAGAACGTTTGGCAGAATTATACATTAATGAGATTGTGAGGCTGCATGGAATCCCGGTTTCTATTGTGTTTGACAGAGATCCAGATTTTGGTCTAGTTTGCAAGAAGCTTTGGGTTCCGGGTTGAATTTCAGTACTGCTTTCCATCCACAAACAAACGACCAGTCTGAGAGGGTAATACAaatcttagaggatatgcttcgagcctgCATTATTGAGTTTGAGGGTAGTTAGGACAAACACTTAGCCCTGATAGAATATgattacaataatagctaccaatcaagtATAGGCATGCCTCTTTATGAAGTTTTATATGGGAGAAAATGTAGAACGCCTCTTTGTTGGAACGAGGTTGATGAAAGAAAATTGGTGGGTCCTGATATTGTGCAACAAGCTAAAAGTAAGGAAACAATCATCAATGATCGCTTAAAAATTGCCTTAGACAGACAAAAGTCTTATGCTGATCTTAAGAGGCGTGAAATTGAGTATAAAGCGGGGGATAAGGTATTTTTAAAAGTTCCTCCATGGAAGAAGATTATGAGATTTGGCCAAAAAGGTAAACTTAGTCCTCAATTTATTGGACCTTATGAAGTGCTTGAGAGAGTTGGTCCAGTTGCTTATAAACTAGCTCTTCCACTAGAGTTAGACAAGATCCACAACGTCTTTCATGTTTCACTGCTTAGAAGATACCGCtcagatccatctcatgttcttcCTATTGAATCTATTGAGGTCAATCCTAATTTTACATATGGAgaaaaaccaatccaaatcttaGCGTGTGAGTTAAAAGAGCTTAGAAACAAGAGCACCCCCTTAGTGAAAGTTCTTTGGAAAAATCATTCTggcgaagaagctacttgggagcgAAAAGAGGACATGCGAGTTCAATATCCACATTTGTTTCGGGACTAGTGCAAGGTAAATTTCGGGACAAAATTTGTTTAAGGGGGAGAGAGTTGTAACACCCTAAAATTTTACTAATATTTGCATTCTCGATTGAGAATCTTTATAATGAGGAGATATTTTACTTCGCACTTCCTAAACGTAAAATTTACAATATATGAAAATTCCTTACtttaggttgtgttaatattgACAAAGAAGCTCATGGTGTTGCTATGTGTaatacttaatattattttgatgaattattttaaatatattagatATCTAAGGTTTTGGGCTGCcacccttttgtatttatctaaagatATTTAGTAGTTGGGCAGCCACTTTTAACTCATATTTGTCCAAAATTCTTAAAGATTACTTTGATTGATTTGCTTTTCCATAAACTCCTCTCATATTTTATTCTTTCAAGACAAAGAAATCCCCTACCCTCTCTCCTTCTTATCACCTGaaaaactttatgaaaatcatCATAAATTTTCACTAAACCAAGCAGCAAAATTCGTTTTTGGTGAAGCTCAAGTTGCTCCTCTCTTTTGTGGTAAGTTACTAAACCTGTTTTTATACTAGACAACTATTAGTGTTTTCTTCATATCTTTTTATATAGAGCTCCGTTTTAAGTGATCCAAGACTTTATGGAAATATATTTCATAGATCTATAGCTCTTATGAAGGAACCAAACCTGAGTTGTCTTTTATTTACCCGAAAATAGGTGATGAAGTACAGGGCAGGTGCTGCCCAGATTTTCTGTTTTACAAACCCTGCCTGTACTACTGTTAGTAATTTTAGCATAACCttttgtaaaaaaataatatGAGGGTGATTCAAGATGTTATGAAACGCTAAGACACATATATACAACTGTAAAGATGACCACATAATCTAGTTTGTCCTTTTTCATCTTTAAATCTGAGTCACAACATGAGACAGTGATACTGTCCagaatttttatttcaaatattttgggtaattttcaccaatatcatgtttagtttaaCATGTTAACTCACTGAACTTATAtagatatttgattatgtatttaaggtatatatacCCTTGTAAAATCTAATGGGAAGTGTTTGAGGAGGTGGACGGATTTGATTTGTCTATGGCGTAGACGATTCGAACGTCTCAAGTTGTGGTTGAACTATTTTGTGGTAAAACACTAAGGTTTGTGTATAAAATATGTACTCTTTTTACTTACTAGAATATTTTTAAATaacctaatatttttttttcttgtcttCAATTAATAGCATTGTATTCGTGTTATATCAAGTATTGCAATATATTTGCTAATTCCCCCGCTCGTAcggattgtttgatcattttgcattcttgttgggaATTTGTCTTTCTTGATcttggcatgcctcttgatttgGATCTTTTGCCATTTTGACTTTGGATTAAGTACGAACTAGGAAATGTACGGGATGAAATTTGAAGACGGCCTTATGAATTAGTCTTTTTGGGAGCACttatggagatcacatttgcCTATGAACCTTGGTTTTGTATAGTTTTGGGACATGTACATGatatatatgtcacacttatgtatgttatttggaggcttgttggatATTAAGACCAAAATCTTGTAACTTGAATTTGGTAACTTATTTTGTTGTTTTAGGGTGTGTTAATAACTCAAGTATTGTAATATTCTGAATTTACACTTTGTCTTGTAAAAATGTACAAAGAAGAAGactagttttatttatttatttttattttatttttacttgctATTTTAAAATTTATGTACAATATGAGCAACCAATGATGTTGAATAAAAAGTATAATTTTGGTAGGAAGTTGCTTTAATGTGTTGATTATTCAAGAAGGGTTATATCACCTTATGTTAACattttgacattgtatttcattAAAAACAATTATGAAgtgtattttcaaaaataaaaatattgcacTTTAAACCTTATCGCAAGGGCCTATTTTCACTACtaaattattctattttttttactaATATATTGTTAATGTTGTAAGTAGTAAATTGGATTTGTTTCGTAAGTAGCACCCCTACCcaagggtatatatatatatattgaagtaACATATATTATGTCTGCTCATCTAAGTCTCTAGTGATTGTAGGATGTTCACTAAATTAAGTGGGCgcttggacataagaattgtgaaatttcgAAAAGAAGTAAaacaatattcaaataaaaattgtaattgaaaattagagttgtgtttggacatgaatacaacTTTGAGTTgtatttgaatttttgtgagttttgaagtaaaaaatttgaaaaatagttttttggagtttttcaaatttgcgaaaaatttcaaaattcaatttcaagtgaaatttaaaattttcatgcacaaatactgattttaaaagaaaacaaattatTTTATGGCCAAATGGACGTAGTTACAAAAAATCTGAGGGGGACAGTATCTCTCTGCCATCATAATATAACTTGATTTGTGCATAGAGGTGGAAATTTGAGTCAAATCTATCCAAGGTTGGACTTTCCATTGACTCGGTCATTTGTGGAACTTAGCTAATCTTAACCTTCATTTCAGTCCATCTAAAGTTGAACTAATTTTTAGTCCAAATTAATACATGAGTAACTTTactaaaatatcattaaaataattattttctgtttgatatgttattgtcacgaccccaaattccctatGTAGaaggttgtgatggcacctagtctttaagactaggtaagcctatcaatgcggaatactAATAGatgtctgaaataaataaactacaaatcaaataattacaactctcaaaacccggtggaaataagtcacaagcttccaaaaatttatcctcaatgtctctatgcatatcaaggtctaaagaaaataagaaagcaacatgataatgatagaaggggactccagagtctgtggacgctggcagatatacctctaAGTCTCCGTACACCGGTAACTCACTGACTTCtgggctggtaagatgtacctggatctgcacaaaatgatgtgcaaaaaagtagtatgagtataccacagcggtacccagtaagtgccaagcctaaccttggtaaagtagtgacgaggtcagatcaACCCCTACTGAAAAGATAAATAAtgacatggtaaaatgtttaacaatataataagataaaatgacaatggaaatgagtcaagtagtatgtcaccatttaattacaccaaataatggcaattaataccTCCCGAAAACAAAACacaattcttttcaactttaagaaaaatcacaacaataatcaaaggcaactgcggccataaatcaatatcaacaagggcactcccgaggtaccgcctcgtagtctcaaatcataaataaattcacaatatctcattttcttataccaccgtgggagccttcacagtttattttaaagaaaatatttttcccgaaatagcatcccacgttttagccacccttatcacaccgcatgacttctagtagtttttcctactagccacgcgtatcaaaccacccttatctcaccgcatgcgtttcactacccagaccttataccactgcatgcgtatcaatatcacagtATATCACAATTtttacctcaagtgcccaatatttcaattttccaaaataaatcaacaacaatacttttccataataaagagctcacgaatcataccaaaataattcaacaataatatttttccacaataaagagctcacgactccatcacaatgagtacgaaaatctcacaaaatattcaggaataaataactcaacaaaataatatttcaaaattttaatacgttgcttcaatacaaaatttaaaatgtcaaataattcatattaataatatttaatttaaagaaaatcactcttcaaataatgcacagaataaaagaaaccaagtttcaactaaacaggtaaaacaattagcaagaaaaggtcaagcaaatttaaagtataaacatttaaatcaatgatgaaaaatataactaggtaattttttttaattaatatgcaacaacgatctacacaatttaaagacataatctttcacatttagcacgtgtacacactcatcacctcgtgtacacgactttcaatacatttcactttatcacttcaataccaatcctagggaaagtTTTTCCCACAAGGTtcgacaagtcacttacctcgacttgctccaatatAACCAAGTAGTATgactttttctcaattttctgactccgatcgactcgaatctagtcataattaattcgatacagtcaacaaaaattatagaatcaattccataagaaaatactacatttttcaataaaaatccgaaattaactcaaaaattgcccatggggcccacgtctcggaatctggtgaaagttacgaaatatgaacgcccattcaaccacgagtctaaccataccaaaatgactaaattccgatAGCAATtcaaccctcaaatcctcaaatctatccaagagggttttcaaatttttttaacttaaatcaccaattaattattaaaaacagtgatggattcgggtaatctaactaagattgagttaagaacatttagcccgatgttttctctgaaaatctcccaaatattgcctcaatccgagctccaaatcgttaaaaatagaaaattggacgaagtcccattttcagaacttaaactctctgcccaggcttttactcttcgcgatcgcgaacatccacACGCGATTGCGAACAttcacacgcgatcgcgaagcacaaatttccactgcccaaattaactctacgcgatcgcggatatcCCTACGCGATCACAAAGCATAGAGTTCCCAGCTCTACGCGATCAAATTAGAGCAAACGCGTGACCTCCACTTCTGCTCcgttactctacgcgaacacgaccttCTTCATGCGTTCGCGAGTTACAAAATatcaaagctacgcgatcgcatctcgcttcacgcaatcgcgaagcacaaaactcagcagccctcaattaaccttatgcgatcgcaaacaatgccacgcgatcacgatgcacagactggcccaacctacgtgatcgcggttgacctcacgcgatcgcgaagaacaacatcaacactgcctcaactaagcctacgcgatcgcgtcttaatcttcgtgatcgcgaaaaaggtttaaaataccagaaatcaatagctaccagcaatgcaaaaatgaaggaaaataatccgaataccatccgaaacacgcccgaacCCCTCGGGACGTCA
The sequence above is drawn from the Nicotiana tabacum cultivar K326 chromosome 13, ASM71507v2, whole genome shotgun sequence genome and encodes:
- the LOC107790315 gene encoding uncharacterized protein LOC107790315; the protein is MTTPFQQMAEFFRHLAGTRSEPSEMNFEKMRKMGGVEFEGTTYPTIAEQWLEHMERVFEQLEYAYDWWVSVPNAKAKPSVLTWDDFVKAFRAKYGPHVYCDAKKKEFLNLRQGSMSIAEYQQKFLWLSRYAGGIIDGERDKCKRFEEGLNGYIRKSVAILQLEDFSKLISAALTWEKIDK
- the LOC107790334 gene encoding uncharacterized protein LOC107790334, whose translation is MPLYEVLYGRKCRTPLCWNEVDERKLVGPDIVQQAKSKETIINDRLKIALDRQKSYADLKRREIEYKAGDKVFLKVPPWKKIMRFGQKGKLSPQFIGPYEVLERVGPVAYKLALPLELDKIHNVFHVSLLRRYRSDPSHVLPIESIEVNPNFTYGEKPIQILACELKELRNKSTPLVKVLWKNHSGEEATWERKEDMRVQYPHLFRD